One Bartonella kosoyi DNA segment encodes these proteins:
- the atpC gene encoding ATP synthase F1 subunit epsilon, protein MENNREERFLFELVSPEKMVFSEQVVSVVLPSASGALTVMAHHAPLVASIVLGAVRVRTSVGEKLFAVYGGVANITFSGCSLLVEHVVAVEHLSFDALEQQILQVQATLEGGTSDADNPKIEAFFQQLSADGSVLIEA, encoded by the coding sequence GTGGAAAACAATAGAGAAGAGCGTTTTTTGTTTGAGCTTGTTTCGCCTGAAAAGATGGTGTTTTCAGAGCAGGTGGTGTCTGTTGTTCTTCCTTCCGCTTCTGGTGCTTTGACTGTTATGGCACATCATGCACCATTGGTGGCAAGCATTGTGTTGGGGGCTGTTCGTGTTCGCACCTCTGTGGGAGAAAAGCTCTTTGCTGTTTACGGAGGTGTTGCAAATATTACCTTTTCGGGTTGCTCTTTATTGGTCGAGCATGTTGTGGCTGTGGAGCATCTTTCTTTTGATGCCTTAGAACAGCAGATTTTGCAGGTTCAAGCAACATTAGAGGGGGGAACGAGTGATGCGGACAATCCTAAAATCGAGGCTTTTTTCCAACAATTGTCAGCTGATGGTTCTGTGTTGATAGAAGCGTAG
- the atpD gene encoding F0F1 ATP synthase subunit beta, translating to MAKAVTSSKGAEKGEKKKPAARSGVKKDASKSQVNVKISSAPARSAAKDTPVKKEERAKGAVGEIKQVIGAVVDVQFEGALPNILNALETENLGNRLVLEVAQHLGENTVRTIAMDTTDGLMRGQKVVDTGAQISVPVGEATLGRIMNVIGEPVDNVGPIASTKTRSIHQEAPEYVEQSTVSEILVTGIKVVDLLAPYSKGGKIGLFGGAGVGKTVLIMELINNIAKAHGGYSVFAGVGERTREGNDLYYEMIESRVNVNPKENNGSTEGSKCALVYGQMNEPPGARARVALSGLTIAESFRDEGQDVLFFVDNIFRFTQAGAEVSALLGRIPSAVGYQPTLATDMGALQERITSTKIGSITSVQAIYVPADDLTDPAPATSFAHLDATTVLSRSIAEKGIYPAVDPLDSFSRMLDPLIVGEEHYTVACQVQTILQRYRALQDIIAILGMDELSEDDKLLVGRARKIERFLSQPFHVAEAFTGSPGKLVPLEDTIKGFKGLCAGDYDDLPEAAFYMVGSIDEAIEKGKRLMAEAS from the coding sequence ATGGCAAAAGCAGTAACCTCAAGTAAAGGAGCAGAAAAAGGTGAAAAAAAGAAACCAGCTGCTCGTTCCGGTGTGAAAAAAGATGCTTCGAAATCTCAAGTGAATGTAAAGATTTCGTCTGCGCCTGCGCGTAGTGCCGCTAAAGATACACCGGTGAAAAAAGAAGAGCGTGCAAAAGGCGCTGTTGGCGAGATCAAGCAGGTTATTGGTGCTGTCGTTGATGTGCAATTTGAAGGGGCATTGCCAAATATTCTCAATGCTTTGGAAACAGAGAATTTAGGCAATCGCTTAGTGTTAGAAGTTGCGCAGCATTTGGGTGAAAATACGGTGCGTACGATTGCGATGGATACGACCGATGGTCTGATGCGGGGACAAAAGGTCGTGGATACAGGTGCACAGATTAGTGTTCCTGTAGGAGAAGCGACATTGGGGCGTATTATGAATGTGATTGGAGAACCCGTGGATAATGTGGGACCAATCGCTTCAACCAAAACGCGTTCTATTCACCAAGAGGCACCTGAATATGTCGAACAATCAACTGTTTCAGAGATTCTTGTCACGGGTATTAAGGTTGTGGATTTGTTAGCCCCTTATTCTAAAGGGGGTAAAATTGGCTTGTTTGGTGGTGCTGGTGTTGGAAAAACCGTTCTCATTATGGAGCTTATCAACAATATTGCAAAGGCACATGGTGGCTATTCCGTCTTTGCTGGTGTGGGAGAACGGACACGTGAGGGAAATGATCTTTATTACGAAATGATCGAAAGCCGCGTGAATGTGAATCCAAAAGAAAACAATGGTTCAACAGAAGGCTCAAAATGTGCGCTTGTTTATGGGCAAATGAATGAACCACCAGGAGCACGTGCGCGTGTGGCTCTTTCAGGATTGACCATTGCAGAAAGCTTCCGTGATGAAGGACAAGATGTTCTCTTCTTTGTGGATAATATTTTCCGGTTTACACAAGCAGGGGCTGAGGTATCTGCTCTTTTAGGTCGTATTCCCTCTGCTGTGGGGTATCAGCCTACTTTGGCAACGGATATGGGGGCTTTGCAAGAACGTATTACCAGTACAAAAATAGGCTCTATTACTTCTGTTCAGGCTATTTATGTTCCGGCTGATGACTTGACAGATCCTGCGCCGGCAACGTCTTTTGCCCATTTGGATGCCACAACCGTTCTTTCGCGCTCTATTGCGGAAAAGGGAATTTATCCAGCCGTGGATCCGCTTGATTCTTTCTCGCGTATGTTGGATCCATTGATTGTGGGGGAAGAGCATTATACGGTTGCTTGTCAAGTGCAAACCATTTTACAACGTTATAGAGCGCTTCAGGATATTATTGCTATTCTTGGAATGGATGAACTTTCTGAAGATGACAAATTGTTGGTGGGACGGGCGCGTAAAATTGAACGTTTCCTTTCGCAACCTTTCCATGTGGCGGAAGCCTTTACGGGTTCGCCAGGAAAACTTGTTCCTTTGGAAGACACAATCAAAGGCTTTAAAGGTCTTTGTGCGGGCGATTATGATGATTTGCCAGAAGCTGCTTTTTATATGGTGGGTTCGATTGATGAAGCCATTGAAAAAGGAAAACGTCTCATGGCAGAGGCTTCTTGA
- a CDS encoding F0F1 ATP synthase subunit gamma, giving the protein MASLKDLRDRIASVKATQKITKAMQMVAAARLHRAQEAAQSARPYAKRMADILTSVAGDVDGVDAPALMRGTGHDDVHLLVVCTAERGLCGAFNVQIARRAREQIKALLTAGKIVKIITVGKKGADILSRDYKSLMIDHIDLHAVKRIGFAEALVISQRIVDLFNEGAFDVCTLFYSEFVSVINQRPTAFGLIPMGAPKAAVEATDVVEQKETSRDSQSIVHEAIVYEYEPDAASLLEALVPRNLSVQIFRALLENVAGEMGAKMTAMDNASRNAGEMINKLTVAYNRQRQAQITTELIEIIAGAEAL; this is encoded by the coding sequence ATGGCCTCACTAAAGGATCTTAGAGACCGTATCGCTTCGGTTAAAGCAACACAGAAAATTACCAAAGCTATGCAGATGGTTGCAGCAGCGCGGTTGCATCGTGCACAAGAGGCAGCCCAATCAGCACGTCCTTATGCGAAGAGGATGGCTGATATTTTAACCAGTGTTGCTGGGGATGTGGATGGTGTTGATGCACCGGCTCTTATGCGGGGCACGGGGCACGATGATGTGCATCTCTTGGTTGTCTGTACGGCTGAGCGCGGTTTATGTGGTGCTTTTAATGTGCAAATCGCTCGTCGTGCTCGTGAGCAAATTAAAGCGCTGTTGACCGCTGGTAAAATTGTGAAAATTATCACTGTGGGCAAAAAAGGTGCGGATATCTTATCGCGTGATTACAAAAGTTTGATGATTGATCACATCGATTTACATGCTGTAAAGCGAATCGGTTTTGCAGAGGCGCTGGTGATTAGTCAACGCATTGTTGATTTGTTCAATGAAGGCGCTTTTGATGTTTGTACATTGTTTTATTCTGAATTTGTTTCCGTGATTAATCAACGTCCAACAGCTTTTGGCTTGATCCCAATGGGGGCTCCAAAAGCAGCTGTTGAGGCAACAGATGTTGTGGAACAAAAAGAGACAAGCAGAGATTCGCAATCAATTGTTCATGAGGCGATTGTTTATGAGTATGAGCCTGATGCTGCTTCTCTTTTAGAGGCGCTGGTGCCCCGCAATCTTTCAGTGCAAATCTTTCGGGCTTTACTCGAAAATGTTGCTGGTGAAATGGGCGCAAAGATGACCGCTATGGACAATGCATCGCGCAATGCAGGTGAAATGATTAATAAATTGACGGTGGCTTATAATCGTCAACGTCAAGCACAGATTACCACAGAATTGATCGAAATTATTGCGGGCGCTGAAGCGCTTTAA
- the atpA gene encoding F0F1 ATP synthase subunit alpha, with protein sequence MDIRPSEISKILKEQIKNFDQKAEVSEIGWVLSVGDGIARVYGLDNVQAGEMVAFPNGVRGMALNLEVDNVGVVIFGSDRDIREGDCVKRLGAIVDVPVGPALLGRVVDALGNPIDGKGPLKETERRRVDVKAPGIIPRQSVHEPMSTGLKAIDALIPIGRGQRELVIGDRQTGKTAILLDTFLNQKPFHEKGAGREQDKVYCIYVAIGQKRSTVAQFVKVLEERGALEYSIIVAATASDPAPLQFIAPLAGCAMGEYFRDNGQHALIGYDDLSKQAVAYRQMSLLLRRPPGREAYPGDVFYLHSRLLERAAKLNAENGSGSLTALPVIETQANDVSAYIPTNVISITDGQIFLETNLFYQGIRPAVNVGLSVSRVGSAAQIKAMKQVAGSIKGELAQYREMAAFAQFGSDLDASTQRLLNRGARLTELLKQPQFSPLKTEEQVVVIFAGVNGYLDSLAVSDVARFEQGLLVLLRSDYQDLLKAIAEQKQITDELKDKLITVLNTYAKNFS encoded by the coding sequence ATGGATATTAGACCATCTGAAATTTCAAAAATTCTGAAAGAGCAAATCAAAAACTTTGACCAAAAGGCTGAGGTTTCAGAAATTGGTTGGGTTCTCTCTGTGGGGGATGGTATCGCTCGCGTTTATGGTTTGGATAATGTTCAAGCTGGGGAAATGGTTGCTTTTCCAAATGGTGTGCGCGGGATGGCGCTCAATTTGGAAGTTGATAATGTCGGTGTGGTCATTTTTGGCTCAGACCGCGATATTCGTGAAGGGGATTGTGTAAAGCGATTGGGCGCTATTGTCGATGTCCCTGTGGGACCCGCTTTGCTTGGCCGTGTGGTTGATGCTCTTGGAAATCCTATAGATGGTAAGGGACCACTTAAGGAAACAGAGCGTCGTCGTGTTGATGTTAAGGCACCAGGGATTATTCCGCGTCAGTCTGTGCATGAGCCTATGTCAACCGGATTAAAAGCTATTGATGCGCTCATCCCTATTGGGCGGGGGCAGCGTGAGTTGGTGATTGGTGATCGCCAAACAGGAAAAACCGCGATTTTGCTCGATACATTTTTAAATCAAAAACCGTTCCATGAAAAAGGGGCTGGACGAGAGCAGGATAAAGTTTATTGTATTTATGTGGCTATCGGTCAAAAACGTTCGACGGTGGCACAATTCGTTAAAGTTTTAGAAGAACGTGGAGCACTGGAATATTCTATTATTGTTGCGGCAACCGCTTCTGATCCTGCGCCCTTGCAATTTATAGCACCTCTTGCAGGATGCGCGATGGGCGAATATTTCCGCGATAATGGGCAACATGCTTTGATCGGTTATGATGACTTGTCAAAACAAGCAGTGGCTTATCGTCAAATGTCTCTTTTGCTGCGTCGTCCACCGGGGCGTGAAGCTTATCCAGGAGATGTTTTCTATCTTCATTCACGTCTTTTAGAACGGGCGGCAAAATTGAATGCGGAAAATGGATCAGGGTCGTTGACAGCTTTGCCGGTCATTGAAACGCAAGCAAATGACGTTTCGGCTTATATTCCGACAAATGTGATTTCGATTACCGATGGGCAAATTTTCTTGGAAACCAATTTGTTCTATCAGGGTATCCGTCCTGCTGTAAACGTTGGTCTTTCTGTATCGCGTGTTGGTTCGGCTGCACAAATTAAAGCCATGAAGCAGGTTGCTGGATCGATTAAAGGGGAATTGGCGCAATATCGTGAAATGGCCGCTTTTGCGCAGTTTGGTTCTGATTTGGATGCATCAACCCAGCGGCTTTTAAATCGGGGAGCACGCTTGACAGAGCTCTTAAAACAGCCACAATTTTCTCCCCTTAAAACAGAAGAACAGGTGGTGGTTATTTTCGCAGGGGTGAATGGCTATCTTGATTCTCTAGCGGTTTCTGATGTTGCGCGGTTTGAGCAGGGGCTTCTGGTACTTTTGCGGAGTGATTATCAAGATCTTTTAAAAGCAATTGCTGAGCAAAAGCAGATAACAGATGAGCTAAAAGATAAGTTGATAACTGTTCTCAACACTTATGCAAAAAATTTTTCGTGA
- the atpH gene encoding ATP synthase F1 subunit delta, protein MSDSFSLIPLPLVDQRYAQALFNCVQEAGNVEKIEKAVEDFLFVLEQNEDLKHFVLSPFFSVKEQIKVMQSVCENIKFADKEAGQIVSNFLRVIAANRRLSAVFGILHAFQRCVARARKQLTAQIVSARPLSSQQKQELCETLEGVIGGKVLLHIIVNPTILGGLIIRVGASQIDTSLLTKLSSLRLALKKEVS, encoded by the coding sequence GTGTCGGATTCATTTTCTCTCATACCGCTGCCGTTGGTAGATCAACGTTATGCGCAAGCGCTTTTTAATTGCGTTCAAGAAGCAGGAAACGTTGAAAAAATTGAAAAGGCAGTGGAAGATTTTTTGTTTGTCTTAGAGCAAAATGAAGATTTAAAACACTTCGTGCTCAGTCCGTTCTTTTCAGTCAAAGAGCAAATTAAGGTGATGCAATCTGTTTGTGAAAACATTAAATTTGCTGATAAAGAAGCAGGGCAGATTGTTAGTAATTTTTTACGCGTTATCGCAGCAAATCGTAGGCTTAGTGCTGTATTTGGTATTCTCCATGCTTTTCAGCGTTGTGTTGCACGCGCTCGGAAGCAACTTACTGCGCAAATTGTTTCTGCGCGCCCGTTGAGTTCTCAACAAAAACAAGAATTGTGTGAGACTTTGGAAGGTGTCATTGGGGGAAAAGTTTTGCTACATATCATTGTGAATCCAACAATTCTTGGTGGATTAATCATTCGTGTCGGGGCGTCTCAAATTGATACGTCTCTTCTCACAAAATTGTCTTCGCTTAGGCTTGCATTGAAAAAAGAGGTCAGCTGA
- a CDS encoding primosomal protein N' — MIEEKVVSVLVPLPVAYAYSYKVPSSMEVEIGSFVRVPVMGRELCGFVVDVGEKTKDGQRTASVAREKLRSLLHVFDCPPLKAEMIAFLRFVSRYTMTPFGLVARLVLSVPAALEPEAQMLGLRYCGGDVERLTPARLRVLELVRNEKIWTRSGLAHAAGTSVSVVEGLKALGVFEDVKIPAPDLVGMPDPDFCPPQLQGAQNEAATLLREGVLSSQFQVFLLDGVTGSGKTEVYFEAVAQAFKGGSQVLILLPEIALTQQFLDRFYARFGAAAAEWHSDLTPRRRERVWRQVAEGRVRVVAGARSALFLPFHALGLIVVDEEHDSAYKQEERIFYHARDMAVARGSFEHFPVILSSATPSIESQANVLKGRYQKVHLPSRFKEVALPQLRVIDMRQGGVQKGRFISFALERALKQTLEKGEQALLFLNRRGYAPLTLCRVCGHRFHCRDCSSWLVEHRAQGQLKCHHCGYHQSLPEACPECGTLDHLVACGPGVERIAEETQGLFPQARSLILSTDLKGGIGQLRSELQAIAKGDVDIIIGTQLVAKGHHFPKLSLVGVIDADLGLANGDLRASERTFQLLSQVTGRAGRVGLESLGLLQTYQPDHSVIKALLSCQPEDFYTREIAVRQYYHLPPYGRLASLIVSAQQRQAAEHYARALRQAAPREKNISVMGPAEAPLALVRGRYRFRLLLQGQRSFDIQGFIRAMLSNAPKMPSSVRVQIDIDPQSFF; from the coding sequence ATGATAGAGGAAAAGGTTGTCTCTGTTTTGGTTCCTCTTCCTGTTGCGTATGCTTATAGTTATAAAGTTCCGTCTTCTATGGAAGTGGAAATTGGTTCTTTTGTTCGGGTTCCGGTGATGGGGCGTGAGCTTTGCGGTTTTGTGGTGGATGTTGGGGAGAAGACAAAAGATGGGCAAAGAACTGCTTCGGTGGCGCGTGAAAAATTACGTTCTCTCTTACATGTTTTTGATTGTCCGCCATTAAAGGCAGAGATGATTGCATTTTTGCGGTTTGTTAGCCGTTATACCATGACACCTTTTGGTCTTGTTGCACGATTGGTTTTGTCTGTACCGGCTGCTTTAGAGCCAGAAGCGCAAATGCTGGGACTGCGCTATTGTGGGGGAGATGTGGAACGTCTTACACCAGCCCGCTTACGGGTTTTGGAATTGGTGCGCAATGAGAAGATCTGGACACGTTCTGGTCTTGCGCATGCGGCTGGAACATCTGTGTCTGTTGTTGAAGGTTTAAAAGCGCTAGGCGTTTTTGAAGATGTTAAAATTCCTGCTCCTGATCTTGTGGGTATGCCCGATCCTGATTTTTGTCCTCCTCAGTTGCAGGGCGCACAAAATGAGGCTGCCACATTGTTGCGGGAAGGGGTTTTGTCTTCTCAGTTTCAAGTTTTTTTGCTCGATGGTGTGACGGGCTCTGGAAAGACAGAAGTTTATTTTGAAGCGGTTGCTCAAGCTTTCAAAGGGGGTAGCCAAGTTTTAATTTTATTGCCGGAAATTGCTTTAACACAGCAGTTTTTAGATCGTTTTTATGCACGCTTTGGCGCTGCGGCAGCAGAATGGCATTCCGATTTGACACCGCGTCGTAGAGAACGTGTCTGGCGACAAGTTGCAGAAGGGCGGGTGCGTGTTGTTGCGGGAGCTCGTTCGGCACTTTTTCTTCCCTTTCATGCGCTTGGCTTGATTGTTGTCGATGAAGAGCATGATAGTGCTTATAAACAAGAAGAGCGCATTTTTTATCACGCGCGTGATATGGCTGTTGCTCGGGGTTCTTTTGAGCATTTTCCTGTTATTTTGTCCTCAGCCACACCGTCGATTGAAAGCCAAGCCAATGTTTTAAAAGGGCGTTATCAAAAGGTGCATTTACCCTCCCGTTTTAAAGAAGTTGCCCTTCCACAGTTGCGGGTCATTGATATGCGCCAAGGAGGAGTGCAAAAGGGGCGCTTTATTTCCTTTGCCCTTGAAAGGGCTTTAAAACAAACGCTTGAAAAAGGCGAGCAGGCGCTGCTTTTTCTTAATCGTCGTGGTTATGCGCCTTTAACTTTATGCCGAGTTTGCGGACATCGTTTTCATTGTCGCGATTGTTCAAGTTGGTTGGTCGAACATCGTGCGCAAGGGCAATTAAAATGTCATCATTGTGGCTATCATCAATCCCTTCCAGAAGCCTGTCCTGAATGTGGAACATTAGACCATCTTGTGGCTTGTGGACCGGGTGTGGAAAGAATTGCAGAAGAAACACAAGGGCTTTTTCCGCAGGCACGATCATTGATTCTTTCAACAGATCTCAAAGGGGGGATTGGGCAGTTGCGAAGCGAATTGCAAGCCATTGCCAAAGGTGATGTGGATATTATTATTGGGACACAGTTGGTCGCTAAAGGACATCATTTTCCCAAGCTCTCTTTGGTGGGGGTTATTGATGCTGATCTTGGTCTTGCCAATGGTGATTTACGCGCCAGTGAACGAACCTTCCAGCTTCTCTCTCAAGTGACTGGAAGAGCAGGGCGGGTAGGATTGGAAAGTTTAGGATTATTGCAAACCTATCAACCCGATCATTCGGTCATAAAAGCTTTACTTTCATGCCAACCAGAAGATTTTTACACACGGGAGATTGCAGTACGTCAATATTATCATTTACCTCCCTATGGGCGACTTGCCTCTTTGATTGTATCGGCACAACAGCGCCAAGCTGCAGAACATTATGCGCGAGCACTCCGTCAAGCCGCACCGCGGGAGAAAAATATCTCAGTTATGGGACCCGCAGAGGCGCCTTTGGCTCTGGTTCGGGGGCGTTATCGTTTTCGGCTTTTATTGCAAGGTCAGCGCTCTTTTGATATACAAGGGTTTATTCGGGCAATGCTGAGCAATGCCCCCAAAATGCCCAGTTCTGTTCGGGTTCAAATTGATATCGATCCGCAAAGCTTTTTTTAA
- the fsa gene encoding fructose-6-phosphate aldolase → MKFFVDSANIEEIRELQNLSLVDGVTTNPSLILKSGRNILEVTKEICSLVSGPVSAEVAATEFENIMKEAAVLAKIADNICIKLPLTLDGLKACKALTAEGLKTNLTLCFSANQALLAAKAGATFVSPFIGRLDDCELNGSELLHEIRTIYDNYNFETQILAASIRTVNHVKEAALSGADVATVPPAILKALVNHPLTDKGLQIFLNDWQKTGQNIA, encoded by the coding sequence ATGAAATTTTTTGTGGACAGCGCCAATATTGAAGAAATACGAGAATTACAGAATTTAAGCCTTGTTGATGGTGTGACCACCAATCCCTCTCTTATCCTCAAATCAGGACGCAATATTCTTGAAGTGACAAAAGAAATTTGTTCTCTCGTTAGCGGGCCTGTTTCTGCTGAAGTTGCCGCAACAGAATTTGAAAACATCATGAAAGAAGCGGCTGTTTTAGCAAAGATTGCCGATAATATTTGCATCAAGCTTCCTTTAACACTGGATGGATTAAAAGCTTGTAAAGCTCTGACAGCAGAAGGACTAAAAACAAATCTCACCCTTTGTTTTTCTGCCAATCAAGCCTTACTTGCAGCCAAAGCAGGTGCAACATTTGTTTCGCCTTTTATTGGGAGACTCGATGATTGCGAACTCAATGGAAGTGAACTCCTTCATGAAATTCGCACAATTTATGATAACTATAACTTCGAAACACAAATCTTAGCCGCTTCAATCCGCACCGTTAACCATGTCAAAGAAGCAGCCCTAAGCGGTGCTGATGTTGCAACAGTTCCACCCGCAATCTTAAAAGCCCTCGTCAACCATCCCCTTACAGATAAAGGGTTACAAATATTTCTCAACGATTGGCAAAAAACAGGACAAAATATTGCCTAA
- a CDS encoding LPS assembly lipoprotein LptE produces MSFFKSFLLVVLAGVFTLLYGCKIEPLYRQESQSLRVMNSAVYEGSYAHQNSISEQASLGLSAKLSSIVVEEPSDRFGQMVRNHLLFLLYGKGGKPSQPAYRLALQISVLTRESMQIEVDFEKKRKGRPSVGTVMSKASYTLQDMKNRPVAKGTAIMNASFERLRQEYATMQAEEDAKKRVAEELAEQIFLLLSRDLSNKTSSP; encoded by the coding sequence ATGTCGTTCTTTAAAAGTTTTCTGCTTGTTGTTTTAGCGGGTGTCTTCACACTGTTGTATGGGTGCAAAATTGAACCGCTTTACCGTCAAGAGTCGCAGAGTTTAAGAGTAATGAATTCTGCTGTTTATGAGGGGTCTTATGCGCATCAGAATTCTATTTCTGAGCAAGCTTCTTTGGGGCTTTCAGCAAAGCTTAGCTCTATTGTTGTGGAAGAGCCTTCGGATCGTTTTGGACAAATGGTGCGCAATCATCTGCTGTTTCTATTGTATGGAAAGGGTGGTAAACCTTCTCAACCGGCTTATCGATTGGCATTGCAGATATCCGTCTTGACAAGAGAATCGATGCAGATAGAGGTCGATTTTGAGAAAAAGAGAAAGGGACGTCCTTCTGTTGGAACTGTTATGAGCAAAGCTTCCTATACCTTGCAGGATATGAAAAATAGGCCTGTTGCAAAAGGAACAGCAATAATGAATGCATCTTTTGAGCGACTTCGTCAAGAATATGCAACGATGCAAGCAGAAGAAGATGCAAAAAAGCGTGTGGCAGAAGAGCTGGCTGAACAGATTTTTTTGTTACTTTCTAGAGATCTTTCCAATAAAACTTCTAGTCCTTAG